A genome region from Deltaproteobacteria bacterium includes the following:
- a CDS encoding biopolymer transporter ExbD, whose amino-acid sequence MRLRQRPVKKARIEIIPMIDTIFFLLVFFMISTLSMAQYGGLPVNLPKAASGNQAPAESAAVTIQPDGTVAIDKQPVARGQVGAVLQERLTKNPALLVLINADEKVEHGVVVEIMDAARQAGVAKMAIAVKPKDTRQ is encoded by the coding sequence ATGCGCCTGCGCCAACGCCCTGTGAAAAAAGCTCGCATCGAGATCATCCCGATGATCGACACGATCTTTTTTCTGCTGGTCTTCTTCATGATCTCGACCCTATCGATGGCGCAATACGGCGGCCTGCCGGTCAACCTGCCGAAAGCGGCGAGCGGCAATCAAGCCCCCGCTGAAAGCGCTGCGGTAACGATCCAGCCCGATGGCACCGTCGCCATCGACAAACAGCCGGTGGCGCGCGGGCAAGTCGGCGCGGTGCTGCAGGAACGATTGACGAAAAATCCTGCGCTGTTGGTGCTGATCAACGCCGATGAGAAAGTCGAACACGGCGTCGTCGTCGAGATCATGGACGCGGCGCGCCAGGCTGGCGTCGCCAAAATGGCCATCGCGGTCAAGCCCAAGGACACCCGGCAGTGA